Below is a genomic region from Helicobacter pylori.
CCCCAATGCATGCTCAGTCTTTATTAGCACCAAAAACCAAGAGATTTTAAAAGAGCGCTTGCTTTTAAGGGGGACGGATTCTAAAGAGACGATAGAAAAACGCTTGATCAACGCTTATAAAGAAATGCAGTGCTTGGAGAGCTTTGATTATCTCATCATCAATGAAGATTTAGAAAAATCCAAAGAAATCATCTTAAGCATCGCCAAAACTCTCGTTTATCGCTTAAAAGCGTTTAATTTTGAAAAAATATGCAAGGCTTGGAAAAACGAATCCTTATAAAACCTATCAATTATTTTTTAAAAAAGCTATAATTCGAGAAAAAACCAACCAATAGTTTAAGGAGTAGAATATGGGCGGATTCACAAGCATATGGCATTGGGTCATTGTTTTATTAGTGATTGTGTTGTTATTTGGGGCTAAAAAGATCCCAGAGTTGGCTAAAGGTTTAGGCAGTGGGATTAAGAATTTCAAAAAAGCCGTGAAAGACGATGAAGAAGAAGCTAAAAACGAGCCAAAAACCCTAGACGCTCAAGCAACGCAAACCAAAGTGCATGAGAGTAGCGAGATTAAAAGCAAGCAAGAAAGTTAAACATGCACACTCTCATTAAGGGCGTTTTAGAAGAGATTTTAGAAGAAGAAGTCATTATTGAATACCCTAAAGACAGAGAGCACGGGCATTACGCTACACCCATTGCTTTCAATCTCGCCAAAGTTTTTAAAAAATCGCCCTCAGTTATCGCTGAAGAGTTAGCCCTTAAAATCAGAACGCATGAAAAAACTCAAGGGCTTTTTGACAGCGTAGTGGCTTGTAAGGGCTATGTCAATTTCACGCTTTCTTTAGATTTTTTAGAGCGTTCCACCCAAAAAGCTTTAGAATTAAAAGAACAATTTGGCTCTCAAGCTAAAAGCGAGCATTCTCAAAAAATCTTTTTAGAATTTGTGAGCGCTAACCCCACAGGGCCTTTACACATAGGGCATGCTAGAGGGGCGGTGTTTGGCGATAGTTTGGCTAAAATCGCTCGCTTTTTAGGGCATGAAGTTTTGTGCGAATATTATGTCAATGACATGGGTTCTCAAATCCGCTTGTTAGGGCTTTCTGTATGGCTCGCTTACAGAGAGCATGTTTTAAAAGAAAGCGTAACTTACCCGGAAGTCTTTTACAAGGGCGAATACATCATTGAAATCGCTAAAAAGGCTAACAACGATTTAGAACCGAGTCTTTTTAAAGAAAACGAAGAAACGATTATTGAAATTTTAAGCGGCTATGCTAAAGATTTAATGCTTTTAGAAATTAAAGACAATTTAGACGCTTTAGGCATTCATTTTGATTCTTATGCGAGCGAAAAAGAAGTTTTTAAACATAAAGATGCGGTGTTTGAACGATTAGAAAAAGCGAACGCCCTTTATGAAAAGGATTCTAAAATCTGGCTCAAATCTTCACTCTACCAAGATGAAAGCGATCGGGTGCTCATTAAAGAAGATAAGAGCTACACTTATTTAGCCGGCGATATTGTCTATCATGATGAAAAATTCAAGCAAAATTACACCAAATACATCAACATTTGGGGGGCAGACCACCACGGCTATATCGCTAGAGTGAAAGCCAGCCTTGAGTTTTTGGGCTATGATTCTAATAAGCTTGAAGTCTTGCTCGCTCAAATGGTGCGCTTGCTCAAAGATAACGAGCCTTACAAGATGAGTAAAAGAGCGGGTAATTTCATTTTGATTAAAGATATGGTTGATGATGTGGGTAGAGACGCTTTAAGGTTTATTTTTTTGAGCAAACGGCTTGACACCCATTTAGAATTTGATGTCAATACTTTAAAAAAGCAAGACAGCTCAAACCCCATTTACTATATCCATTACGCTAATTCGCGCATCCACACCATGCTAGAAAAATCGCCCTTTTCTAAAGAAGAAATTTTACAAACCCCTTTAACCCATTTGAACGCTGAAGAAAAATACCTGCTTTTTAGCGCTTTAAGCTTGCCTAAAGCAATTGAATCTTCTTTTGAAGAATACGGCTTGCAAAAAATGTGCGAATACGCAAAAACTCTCGCTTCAGAATTCCACCGCTTCTATAACGCTGGCAAGATTTTAGACACCCCTAAAGCTAAAGAGCTTTTAAAAATTTGTTTAATGGTGAGCTTGAGTTTAAGCAACGCTTTCAAACTTTTAGGCATAGAGATAAAAACCAAAATTTCCGCTAAAGATTAAGCTAATATTTAATTTTTTGTTATAACATTCCCCTTATTTTTTGAAACTAAGGAGAATATTATGCTTAATCGTATTATAGAACACATGAACGCTCACCATGTTGAAGACATGAAAGGTTTGTTGAAAAAATTCGGACAAGTCCATCACGCTGAAAATGTCGCCTTTAAAAGCGTGGATCCTCAAGGCGTTGTGATTGGTTATAACCACAATCAAACCTTAAGGATTGAATTTAACCACGAAGTTAAAGACCCTAAAGACTATAAAAATGCGATCATTGAATTGTGTCAAAGCGTAGAAAAAACCCATGACTTAAAAGGCGTAGAAGAAGAAGTTAAAGCCTTTAAAGAAGGCTTTGATTCTGTTTGTTTAGCGACCTTACACCCTAGTGGGCATGTGGTATGCTCTTATGCGCCTTTAATGACAGATGGCAAACAATACTACATTTATGTGAGCGAAGTGGCTGAACATTTTGCCGGCCTTAAAAACAACCCCCACAATGTGGAAGTGATGTTTTTAGAAGACGAGAGCAAGGCTAAATCCGCTATTTTGAGAAAACGCTTGCGCTATAAAACCAACGCTCGTTTTATTGAAAGAGGGGCGGAGTTTGACAAAGCGTTTGATTCTTTCATTGAAAAAACCGGCGGTGCTGGGGGCATTAAAACCATTCGCACCATGCAAGATTTCCATTTGATCGCATTGGATTTCAAAGAAGGGCGTTTTGTGAAAGACTTTGGTCAAGCTTATGACATTTCAGGCGACAAAATCGCTTATGTTGGGAATAAAGGCAACCCGCACAATTTCGCTCACAAGAAATAAACTTCCTCGCTCATAAGGGGCAAACGCCCCAAAAGACCGCTTTTTAAAAAGGTTACGGCAAATCAAGCTCTTTACTATTTGATCTTAAAAAATGCTAAAAGCCTTTTTATGGGCTAACACGAAACAAAAAGCATCAAAATCAAAAAAATGACAAAGTTTTTCCAAAATGACAAAAAAACGCTTTCATGCTATAACGCTCTAAATACATTCCAATGCAAATGTATTCCAATGTATGAAATCCCTAATACTAATAATTTAATCCAAAAAGAACGCTCCTTCAATTTATTCTCATCTCGCTTCCATTATGCACTATTATGTGCTATCAATTAACAAGTTTCAATATAATATAAGATCTTGTTTTTTATAACTTTGTTAAGGATCAAAATGCGCATGTTTGTTTGCTTTTTAGGGGTTTTTGTGTCTAACGGCTTGGCTCGTTTTGGCTATGTGGTTTTAATCCCCCTACTCATTTTATCAGGGAGTTTAACCCCACACCAAAGCTTCCAACTGGGTATTGCGGTGCTAATGGGCTATGTTTTTGGGAGTTTTTTAATCCAATTTTTAAGCCCATTAATGTCATTAGAAAGCATCGCTAAAATCAGTTTTGGCTTAATCGCTTTGAGTTTTTTAGTCTGTTATTTTGATAGTATCCCTTTCTTTTGGCTTTGGATCTGGCGTTTTATCGCCGGTGTGGCTAGCAGCGCGTTAATGATTTTAGTCGCTCCTCTCTCTTTGCCCTATGTCAAAGAACATAAAAAAGCCTTAGTGGGGGGGTTTATTTTTAGCGCTGTAGGCATTGGATCTGTCTTTAGCGGGTTTGTTCTGCCTTGGATCAGCTCTTATAATATCAAATGGGCATGGATTTTTTTAGGGGGCAGTTGTCTGATAGCCTTTATCCTTTCCTTGGTGGGGTTAAAAACCCGTTCTTTAAGGAAAAAATCCGTTAAAAAAGAAGAAAGCACGTTTAAAATCCCCTTTCATTTGTGGTTATTGCTCATTTCTTGCGCGCTCAATGCGATTGGTTTTTTACCGCACACGCTTTTTTGGGTGGATTATTTGATCCGTCATTTAAATATCTCCCCCACTATCGCTGGGACTTCATGGGCGTTTTTTGGCTTTGGCGCTACGCTTGGCTCTTTAATCAGCGGCCCCATGGCTCAAAGGCTAGGGGCTAAAGAAGCCAATATCTTTATCCTCATTTTAAAATCTATCGCATGCTTTTTGCCCATTTTTTTCCACCAGATCTCTTTACTCAATTTAAGCATCTTCATAATGGGAGCGGCCACAACCGCCAATATCAATTTATTCAGCATGATGGCTTTAAAAATTGCAGGCGCGAAGCATTTCGCTAAAGCGTCTTCGTGGGTGGTGTTTTCTTTTGGCATTTTCCAAGCGCTTTTCTCGTATCTTTTTACGATCTTTTTAGGGGATTTGGGCTATGTTTTGATTTTTGTTATTTGTGGGGTGTGTTTGGTTTTAAGCTTCATCGTTCTTTTCCCTATTAAAATGCAAACAGCTATCCATAAATAGAAAAATTATGGGGTTTCAAAACCCTTAATGCCGAGAAAATCCTTAAAACCTTTTAAGGAATTTAAGATTTTTTCACGCTCTAAATGGCGCATGATAAAAACGAGGTTAGAGCCGTTTTGATCCTTTAAAATATGCTTAGGCGGGTAAATGACATGCATCACGCCGTTAATACTCACTAAAAGATCGCTTCCAATATCAATAATCCCCTTTATGCGTAAAATCTGCGTGCCGTATTGATGCAACAACAAACTTAGCCAAATCCCAAACGCGCTCCACTCCATCGCCCCTTCAAAGCTAATACTTAAAGTCTCAAAACCTTGCGAGTGCGAATCTTTTGCTGGCAAGATCACACGATGCGCTCTATTTTTGCGTGAAAAGAGGCTCTCATAGTCTATCGCCCTCTTGTCAAAAATTTCTGCGCTAGGGTTAATGGCTTGCAAGCGCTCTTTTAATTTGATTAAAGCCACACTGTCGTTTTGCAAATCCGTTTTGGTCAATAAAACGCTATCAGCAAAAACGATTTGCTCTTTAGCTTCGTTGTTTGTTAAATGCGTTTTAGCGTTCAAAACATCCACGCAAGCCACCACGCTTTGAATCTCAAAATGCGCCCCTAAAAAAACATCGCTCAAAATCGTCCATAAAATCGGCGCTGGGTTGGCTAAACCGGTGGTTTCAATGATGATGCGCTTTAGAATTTCGCCGCGCCATTCATAGTTGTTGAGCACGGCTTTTAGAGACTCCACTAAATCCATGCGCTTGTTGCAACACACGCACCCTGCGTTAAGATAGAGCATTTTTTCACCGCAATATTGAACGCTTAAGATGCGTTGATCCAAGGCGGCTTGACCGATTTCATTGATGATAAGAGCGACGCCTTGGTGATCTGTTTGGTTTAAATATTCGCTTAAAAAACTCGTTTTACCGCTGCCTAAAAAACCGGTGATGAGCGTGATAGGGATTTTTGGCATCAGCGAATGGCATTGGTGTTTTGATTTAAAAACGCTAACAGATGAGAATCTAGCGCGTCCATCTCTTTTTTGGCTAATTTTTGTGCCTTATCCCACAAATCGCCCAAATCATTCACGATCACGCTTTGCCCTTTTTTATCGCACAGCACAAACTTCGCGCCTTGCCAATCATTAATTTTTAGCCCATAAAACGCCAGGATTTGATTGAGCAATCTTACTCGTTTGAGTCGT
It encodes:
- the argS gene encoding arginine--tRNA ligase; its protein translation is MHTLIKGVLEEILEEEVIIEYPKDREHGHYATPIAFNLAKVFKKSPSVIAEELALKIRTHEKTQGLFDSVVACKGYVNFTLSLDFLERSTQKALELKEQFGSQAKSEHSQKIFLEFVSANPTGPLHIGHARGAVFGDSLAKIARFLGHEVLCEYYVNDMGSQIRLLGLSVWLAYREHVLKESVTYPEVFYKGEYIIEIAKKANNDLEPSLFKENEETIIEILSGYAKDLMLLEIKDNLDALGIHFDSYASEKEVFKHKDAVFERLEKANALYEKDSKIWLKSSLYQDESDRVLIKEDKSYTYLAGDIVYHDEKFKQNYTKYINIWGADHHGYIARVKASLEFLGYDSNKLEVLLAQMVRLLKDNEPYKMSKRAGNFILIKDMVDDVGRDALRFIFLSKRLDTHLEFDVNTLKKQDSSNPIYYIHYANSRIHTMLEKSPFSKEEILQTPLTHLNAEEKYLLFSALSLPKAIESSFEEYGLQKMCEYAKTLASEFHRFYNAGKILDTPKAKELLKICLMVSLSLSNAFKLLGIEIKTKISAKD
- a CDS encoding HugZ family heme oxygenase codes for the protein MLNRIIEHMNAHHVEDMKGLLKKFGQVHHAENVAFKSVDPQGVVIGYNHNQTLRIEFNHEVKDPKDYKNAIIELCQSVEKTHDLKGVEEEVKAFKEGFDSVCLATLHPSGHVVCSYAPLMTDGKQYYIYVSEVAEHFAGLKNNPHNVEVMFLEDESKAKSAILRKRLRYKTNARFIERGAEFDKAFDSFIEKTGGAGGIKTIRTMQDFHLIALDFKEGRFVKDFGQAYDISGDKIAYVGNKGNPHNFAHKK
- the tatA gene encoding twin-arginine translocase TatA/TatE family subunit, producing the protein MGGFTSIWHWVIVLLVIVLLFGAKKIPELAKGLGSGIKNFKKAVKDDEEEAKNEPKTLDAQATQTKVHESSEIKSKQES
- a CDS encoding CobW family GTP-binding protein, with protein sequence MPKIPITLITGFLGSGKTSFLSEYLNQTDHQGVALIINEIGQAALDQRILSVQYCGEKMLYLNAGCVCCNKRMDLVESLKAVLNNYEWRGEILKRIIIETTGLANPAPILWTILSDVFLGAHFEIQSVVACVDVLNAKTHLTNNEAKEQIVFADSVLLTKTDLQNDSVALIKLKERLQAINPSAEIFDKRAIDYESLFSRKNRAHRVILPAKDSHSQGFETLSISFEGAMEWSAFGIWLSLLLHQYGTQILRIKGIIDIGSDLLVSINGVMHVIYPPKHILKDQNGSNLVFIMRHLEREKILNSLKGFKDFLGIKGFETP
- a CDS encoding YbfB/YjiJ family MFS transporter; protein product: MRMFVCFLGVFVSNGLARFGYVVLIPLLILSGSLTPHQSFQLGIAVLMGYVFGSFLIQFLSPLMSLESIAKISFGLIALSFLVCYFDSIPFFWLWIWRFIAGVASSALMILVAPLSLPYVKEHKKALVGGFIFSAVGIGSVFSGFVLPWISSYNIKWAWIFLGGSCLIAFILSLVGLKTRSLRKKSVKKEESTFKIPFHLWLLLISCALNAIGFLPHTLFWVDYLIRHLNISPTIAGTSWAFFGFGATLGSLISGPMAQRLGAKEANIFILILKSIACFLPIFFHQISLLNLSIFIMGAATTANINLFSMMALKIAGAKHFAKASSWVVFSFGIFQALFSYLFTIFLGDLGYVLIFVICGVCLVLSFIVLFPIKMQTAIHK